The genome window CTACTTCCATTATTTATTAAGTCAGAGCTATTAGGAAAGAAAACCTTAGGTTTCCCTGCcctcaagaaaaagagaaaagtggtggtggtgatgcatgcctttaatcccagcacccaggaggcagaagcaggaggatctgtaaTCTGTCTGCTGATTAAAATATGTATCCAGTTTGAAGTGAGAACCCACAGAAGTCTGGTCAATAGTTTATTTAGGGTGCGATGGAAAAATGAACTTAACTTGAAGTTGGCACCCAACTGGGATGCTGATCCTTCTCCCTTCACAATACCATAAAACAGCCCTAATATACATACAGTTTTCTTGCCGcagtatttaaaatattgagaGACTTCCGGATTGTAATCAGGGTCTTTTCATATGTCTGTGCAGTTCCTTTTTGTAAAAACATCTGGGATTTGAGCCTGGTGACCCCAGAGTCCATTTTAACTGCCTTTGTACTtctggaggggggtgggggagattaTCAAGTCCTAACCAGAATGCTCCCCTTCCACATGTGTATGGCTTACAACAGACAGAAATTTTCCGCCAAGTAGATATGGGTGGTTCCTGTTGCtctatcctacacacacacactcattagggactcagacacatacacaattacacacacagtAAGGGACTCAAACACATACGTGTCATAGAGGGATGAATACCAGGGATGGTGTGTAAAGAGTGAGAGACATCTGAGACCTGATGTAATCACCCTGCTGTCCACTTGGCTGTTTGATCTAAGCAGGTCCCTCAGCTTTTCTGGGCATCAGTTTTCTGCAGAGTTCATTTGTGACTAAAGGTTGCTTAACATAAAgttttctctgcctctgagttaCACCCAGGCCTGGCACGTTTTTCTAGAAATGTAGTGCAGTGGGCTTTTAAGAAATCGTTATTAGGCGTCATGTTACAGGTTCAGTTACTGGTGTGCTATAAGAATCACTTTCTTGCATTTTCCTTTCTGCTATCAAGAGGGAAGCGTACGCACCTCGGATATTTTTTGAGGCTTCCAGACCTCCGTGGTTTACTCCCAGATCACAACAAGACTGCTCTGAGTACCTCAGGTTTCTGCTGGACAGGTACAGAGtattttaaacttcatttcaACTGTATCTTCTCTTAGTTCTTTAGCTCCACTTAACACTGATTTTAGCTTTAGAGAACATTTTCAGAATTGATTTTCAAAATACCCTTGTGTTACTGcgtgtttttaaagttttctttgtttctaatttggtttttgttttggatgCTTTCACTTTAAAGTACCTGTTATCAAACATAGTAGAAGATTCATAAAGAGACCCCCAAAAAATCTGTTGAGTCCTCCCTTTTTAAACTACATATCTGTGGGAGCTCAGCTTTTCTTCACATATTTCAAAAGCAGATATcagggcctggcagtggtggtgaatgcctttagtcctagcacttgagaggcagaggcaggcagatctctgtgagttcaagagcagcctggtctacagagcaagttctaggagagccaaAAGCTGTAGCTGAAAGTAGCTGTAGTAGaaatcttgtcttttttttttttcccccaaggggaaaaaagcagATATCAGTCAGAAAGGAAAGGATGCAGTCCAGGTGCCATTATCCAGCTGTCTTCTATGAAGCCAGATGCTTAGAATACTTACAATGGGTGAAGCAGtgccattcatttaaaaatgctgcATATTAATATGTGATGGattcatttttctatatattgttttatatattttattctgttttatacaGTAAAGTAAGtcagtgacttttctgttgcttgataaaataccatggccagaATCAACAAGAAGGGAAGGGGATTTATGCTCACAATTGTAGGGAGCAACCAGTTTATCAGGGCAAAGGAGGCCTGGCAGCAggagtgaggccagcctgcagatgggaagcagagagagcaggaagaaggTGAGGCCAGGCTAGAAAGACTTGAGAGCCTCCCTCAGCAATGgactccagcaaggctacacctcctaaaagttccatgaCCTTCCGGAACAGCGCCAGCTAGGGACGCCGGTTTCAaaggatttgttttgttgttttttaatgaatataaaaagGCCCTGAGACCAAAACCTTTGAAGAGCCAATTTATAATTATGAGGGTCTTTGAGTACAGTCAGTGCTTTCTTGGTCCTGGGCTGCCAAGATCTCAAGCACGTGGAGATGTGTGTAAGACAGCGTAGCAGCAGGGTGTGTCGTTGGCTGCAGGGTGACGGGAGCTGTAGACCAAGAGCCCAGAGGAAATGAAGAGAAGTCACAGTCCCCAGGGCTTTCCCAGACTAACCTCCGTACCCATGgttaaaagaggagaaaatgactttaaattcagctgttttcttgattaaattaACGTTTCTCTAAGCCACCAaggtctcaaaatataaataacatggGATGATGTGCCCTCCCGCAGACTCCATGAAGAAGAAAAGATCTTGCGAGTTCAGTCCTCACACGAGCCTGCCGAAGGTCTGGACTGCGCTGACACTTCCTTACAAGAAGTGGCCAGTAAGGCAGCTGCCGTGACAAAGTCTCCTGGCACAAGTGACAGTGAGAAGACGCTGATAGAGAAGATGTTTGGAGGGAAGCTACGCACTCACATCTGCTGCCTCAACTGCAGGAGCACCTCACAGAAGGTGGAGGCCTTCACAGACCTCTCCCTGGCCTTTTGTCCTACCCCTTCTGTGGAAGACTTGTCTTTTCAAGACCCAGCATCGTTACCCAGTGTGCAAGATGATAGCCTAATGCAAACCAGCGTGGCTGACCCAGAGGAAGAGCCAGTAGTTTATAATCCAGCAACAGCTGCTTTCGTCTGTGACTCCATTGTGAATCAGAGAATGTTAGGCAGTCCTCCTGTTGAGTTTCACTGTGCAGAAAGCACTTCTGTCCCTAGTGAATCTGCGAAGATCCTCGTCAGTAAAGACGGACCTCAGAACCCAGGAGGTGAAGCCACACCTTCAGTTACTGACTTACTAAATTATTTTTTGGCTCCAGAGATCCTGACTGGGGACAACCAGTACTATTGTGAAAACTGTGCCTCTCTCCAGAACGCTGAGAAAACTATGCAAATCACGGAGGAGCCTGAGTACCTTATCCTTACGCTCCTGAGGTTCTCGTATGACCAGAAGTACCATGtgagaagaaaaattttagaCAATGTGTCACTGCCACTGGTTTTGGAGTTGCCAGTTAAAAGAactgcttccttctcttccttgtcaGAAAGTTGGTCTGTAGATGTTGACTTCACTGATATTAATGAGAACCTAGCTAAAAAACTAAAGCCTTCTGCAACTGAAGAAGCTTTCTGCCCCACATTAGTGCCCTACCTATTAAGTTCTGTTGTTGTGCACTCTGGGGTGTCCTCTGAAAGTGGACATTACTATTCTTATGCCAGAAACATCACAGGTACAGAGTCTTCATACCAGATGTGCCCCCAGTCTGGACGTCTGGCACTAGCACCCTCCCCGAGTTGTTTACTAGGGGGAGAAAGCCCCAGTGCAGTCATTGAACAGGACTTGGAAAATAAGGAAATGTCCCAAGAGTGGTTTTTATTTAATGACAGCAGGGTGACATTTACTTCATTTCAGTCGGTCCAGAAAATCACAAGTAGGTTTCCAAAAGACACCGCTTACGTGCTCTTGTACAAAAGACAGAGCAGTGCTAATGGCCTGCGCAGTGACAGTCCGGCCAGTGGCGTCTGGGTCAATGGAGACCCACCACTGCAGAAAGAGCTGATGGACGCCATAACCAAGGACAACAAACTGTACTTACAGGTGAGTTGCAGGTCCAGGGGTCACTTCCGGACAGTGGTGACCAGTAAGAAGCTAATCACTGCTCTCATTTTAAACTGGGCACATTTTCCAGGGATACTGAAGCTTAAGTCTGGATTTATATATTTCAACTCGCTGTAAATGTAGTACCAAAGGTGCCAATTATATGCAGTGTAGAAGACTTTGTTTTAACTACACAACTCTGCCTCAGTTGTTGATAGCTGCAGAAGATGTCATTTTAACTAGAAAAGATTGTACAATCGTGCCACACAGAAACAGGAAGTTAGTGGAATGTCAGTGTCCTGCTTCCCCTGCTTCTCTCAGTTCCACCCACAGGGAAAGCAGCTGCTAACTCTTCTTCCATTTCATTTATTGTGGGGAgtagtgcacatgtggaagtcggaggacaactttgtagaaccagttctctccttctccctctccatggTCTGTTGAACTGACCCAAGGCCTGCACAGCAGCCACTCTGAGTCCCACACCGTCCCACACCATCCCACACTGTCCACACACCATCCCACACCATCcacacacaccatcccacacCATCCCACACACCATCCCACACACCATCCCACACACCGTCCCACACACCGTCCCACACCATCCACACACCATCCTACACCATCCCACACACCATCCCACACACCATCCCACACCATCCACACACCATCCACAGCTAAGTCTGATGCTGATTCCTACAGGGTCTTCTTTATAGTATTTTAAGGAAAACATTGACATTCAGGTGAATCAGAGGAAGAACTAAAATTAACATGTGCAGGATGTTTGTTCTTCAAAAATCTGCCACAGAGCCAAGGGGTGGTAGAACAGTTACTGAGTAAAAGCTGTGGACCAGAAGTTCCACATGAGGTAAATTTATCTATGAAtatattgtttttcaagaaacTATTTCCTTTAATGTTAATCAGAGTCCTCAAGTATTTGTTTGTCAGATTTTCCAACTTTGTGTCCACAAGAGCCAGCAGAggcaaggggtggtggtggtgtgtgtatgcctgcaagccTAGCACTgtggaactggaggcaggaggattgcaagttggAGACTGACATGTGCCACATAAGGAAACCCTGTCCCACAAACAGACAAGGAAGGATCAGCAGTAATTTATAGATGAAATTACAGGAATAAGAAGTGGCTAGTTCAAGTAATTTTATGAGCTTCAATAGTAACTTTCAAATTCTCTGTTTTAAGGTCATAGAACCCATAAAATATTAGAACAGAAGAAATGAACCATTAATACTGATTTTTATGGGGAAATTTTTTCAGAGGCTTTCAAATTTACTGAATTATAAAATATCCAAAGGATGATATATGATACATTTTAAAGGGATGTGTTCTAGGGTGCTGCAAAATTAATTAACTTtacaaaataattagaattttaGAACTGGACTGATTAGCATTAATAAATACCCACTCTCAGGGCTTAATATCCAGGTAAAGGAAATAGGATATATCCACTCCTCGCTTCCTGGCCTCGTGTAGCTTATCACTGTCAATCACCACAGTGTTCCAAGGTTGGGGGGATGGAAGGAAGAGCTGAGGGCTGTCCCAAGGCCCACTgtagccccccccccttctgaAGGAAACAGACTGATAGTGTTGTAAGAGGTTTATCAGATGAGAAAGTGGTTTCCAGGCTTGGACTGGCAAGCATGTTTTCTAGCCACAGCTACTCCTACAGAATGCCGTCCAGATCCACGTGTTCTGGCTTACCCAGTCTCTCTGGCTACATGGGATTTGAGTGTGAGCAGCCATTCTTTTCACTGTTCTTTCAGGGTCCGGTTTTACACCCTGCCACATGAATCTGCCATTATCTATTCACGGGTGCTCTTTGTAAGACTGGATAATGACCTCTTctaaattttttacttttttttttttttttttttttgaaagagtgtatacatgtgtgttgtTCATATGTGGAAGTGAGAAACAGTTTGTGGAAGTCAGCACTTTATCAAGAGGGTTCCAGAGATATTCCCGTTGCCAGACCATCTCACCTTCCCAGTAGCTAATAATGCTCTAAGAGTATTGGTATTTATTAAGCACCTAACACGTACTTAGCACATAGACAAGTACCTCTGATTCCCTGATAAACATTCTGATACACTAGTGGGAGAGAGTTGTAAGTGCTCCTGTAAAAAGCTAGCTCCATTTTCCTATGAGTGTTCCTTGAGGTCTGCCTGACTCGTTAACCTAAGGAATCAGTAGGGACAGTTCAGGCATTAGTAGTGGTTTCTGACCTGTTGTACTCACACACTTCCAAAACGGAGTATAGCTGTTAAAGAATTCCATTCTTAAATGTATTTGAGAGTTGGCAGgcctttcccctgcctctgtcGTTAAATGAATAGCAGCAGTGACTTTCGGGGGCTGTCACTCTACAGGTATGAGGAGTTGACCCTTCTGCCTTGTTTCCTCCAAAGGTGGGTGTGTACTTCACTTGTGTACTTAAGTGATAACTACTTAGCAAAGATAAATGTCAGTTTTTAGTTTATCtcattcatttttggtttttcaagacagggtttctctgtgtagccctggctgtcctggaactcactctgtagatcagactggcctggaactcagagatccacctgcctctgcccctcgagtgctgggattagaggcatgtgccactatgcctggcttgatGTTAGTATTTTCAAATGAAGGATTCTTGGTAAAGACTAAGATGGTTTTAGAAGATTTGTATATGTGCTGTACTCATCCATTGTAtttagctttttaatttcatagacattacttttaattttaggAACAAGAATTGAATGCTCGAGCCCGGGCCCTACAGGCTGCATCTGCTTCATGTTCATTTCGGCCCAATGGATTTGACGACAATGATCCACCAGGAAGCTGTGGGCCGACTGGTGGAGGGGGCGGAGGAGGATTTAATACCGTTGGCAGACTCGTATTTTGACCCTGAGAGAACTGAAAATGCATCTGGTTGCAAAACATCCAATACTGTGGCTGTTAAAATGTCAGGCTGTGACCGATAGCAcatctatcttttatttttcttttcattagacCCCAAATACTTTAGGAAAACACACTtggtggttgtttttattttcttgaaatacaAAATgcatcatgggaaaaaaaaaaatctacctcttAAATTTCCATTTGCATTTATGGTTAGACGTGCTTGACCAAAAATGTTGAGAGGAAAAAAGTGTACCTGGTCCCTAATTAAGCTGCATTAAATTTGGTAGAAGGATTTAAATGGTGTATTTTCAGTTTTACTGAACAAAAATAATCCATTTAGCATTCTTTATAAAAGAATTGATGCTAGAAGTTCAGTGAATATATATAAACGTTGttttaagaaaaatggaaatttttgttTCTGGTAGAATTGCCCCATTATGAAATTCAGGTCTTTGAAAACAGTAGGGATGATCAGTCTCTGGAGGCGATAACAGTTTAACCTTCAGCTGCCAGACTTGGGCCTCTGCTTCCGCTGTCCTCGGTGTCGCTCTGAGTTTCAGGAACGGTGTCTTTTAAAGGATTATTTACACACACGTGGTGAGTGAATTCACAGAAGGTGCATGACCCTGTAAGGGCAGTGTTTTTAACCTAACTTTGTCGTCGTTCCCGTTGTCCACGGATGTTAAAATCCCGTTTCAGGGAGTGTATCTCCTGTGTGTTTCAGAGGAGACGAGTCCTGTATGTGCCTTGCAGTACTGTGATTCAGAAATAGGTATCTTTGGCTGAAGGaagttttctaaaacaaaatgttAGGAAATAAATTTTGTGCtaacattaaaattataattttttaaaggtattagATTTTTTCAGAGGTAAAAGCCGATGGTTCTAAAGCAGTAAGTGTAATGATAAGTTTC of Peromyscus leucopus breed LL Stock chromosome 5, UCI_PerLeu_2.1, whole genome shotgun sequence contains these proteins:
- the Usp38 gene encoding ubiquitin carboxyl-terminal hydrolase 38 isoform X2, translating into MIDWLSWPLAQHVDTWVIALLKGLAAVQKFTILIDVTLLKIELVFNRLWFPLVRPGALAVLSHMLLSFQHSPEAFHLIVPHVVNLVHSFKSDGLPSSTAFLVQVTELVHCMMYHYSGFPDLYEPILEAVKDFPKPSEEKIKLILNQSAWTSQSNALASCLSRLSGKSETGKTGLINLGNTCYMNSVLQALFMATDFRRQVLSLNLNGCNSLMKKLQHLFAFLAHTQREAYAPRIFFEASRPPWFTPRSQQDCSEYLRFLLDRLHEEEKILRVQSSHEPAEGLDCADTSLQEVASKAAAVTKSPGTSDSEKTLIEKMFGGKLRTHICCLNCRSTSQKVEAFTDLSLAFCPTPSVEDLSFQDPASLPSVQDDSLMQTSVADPEEEPVVYNPATAAFVCDSIVNQRMLGSPPVEFHCAESTSVPSESAKILVSKDGPQNPGGEATPSVTDLLNYFLAPEILTGDNQYYCENCASLQNAEKTMQITEEPEYLILTLLRFSYDQKYHVRRKILDNVSLPLVLELPVKRTASFSSLSESWSVDVDFTDINENLAKKLKPSATEEAFCPTLVPYLLSSVVVHSGVSSESGHYYSYARNITGTESSYQMCPQSGRLALAPSPSCLLGGESPSAVIEQDLENKEMSQEWFLFNDSRVTFTSFQSVQKITSRFPKDTAYVLLYKRQSSANGLRSDSPASGVWVNGDPPLQKELMDAITKDNKLYLQEQELNARARALQAASASCSFRPNGFDDNDPPGSCGPTGGGGGGGFNTVGRLVF
- the Usp38 gene encoding ubiquitin carboxyl-terminal hydrolase 38 isoform X1, with protein sequence MDKILEGLVSSSHPLPLKRMIVRKVVESAEHWLDEAQCEAMFDLTTRLILEGPDPFQRQVGHQVLEAYARYHRPEFESFFNKTFVLGLLQQGYHSLDRKDVAILDYIHNGLKLIMSCPSVLDLFSLLQVEVLRMVCERPEPQLCARLSDLLTDFVQCVPKGKLSITFCQQLVRTIGHFQCVSTQEKELREYVSQVTKVSNLLQNIWKAEPSTLLPSLQEVFASISSTDASFEPSVALASLVQHIPLQMITVLIRSLTADPNVKDASMTHALCRMIDWLSWPLAQHVDTWVIALLKGLAAVQKFTILIDVTLLKIELVFNRLWFPLVRPGALAVLSHMLLSFQHSPEAFHLIVPHVVNLVHSFKSDGLPSSTAFLVQVTELVHCMMYHYSGFPDLYEPILEAVKDFPKPSEEKIKLILNQSAWTSQSNALASCLSRLSGKSETGKTGLINLGNTCYMNSVLQALFMATDFRRQVLSLNLNGCNSLMKKLQHLFAFLAHTQREAYAPRIFFEASRPPWFTPRSQQDCSEYLRFLLDRLHEEEKILRVQSSHEPAEGLDCADTSLQEVASKAAAVTKSPGTSDSEKTLIEKMFGGKLRTHICCLNCRSTSQKVEAFTDLSLAFCPTPSVEDLSFQDPASLPSVQDDSLMQTSVADPEEEPVVYNPATAAFVCDSIVNQRMLGSPPVEFHCAESTSVPSESAKILVSKDGPQNPGGEATPSVTDLLNYFLAPEILTGDNQYYCENCASLQNAEKTMQITEEPEYLILTLLRFSYDQKYHVRRKILDNVSLPLVLELPVKRTASFSSLSESWSVDVDFTDINENLAKKLKPSATEEAFCPTLVPYLLSSVVVHSGVSSESGHYYSYARNITGTESSYQMCPQSGRLALAPSPSCLLGGESPSAVIEQDLENKEMSQEWFLFNDSRVTFTSFQSVQKITSRFPKDTAYVLLYKRQSSANGLRSDSPASGVWVNGDPPLQKELMDAITKDNKLYLQEQELNARARALQAASASCSFRPNGFDDNDPPGSCGPTGGGGGGGFNTVGRLVF